Genomic window (Deltaproteobacteria bacterium):
AGAGCTTCCAGACGCAGCCGGGGGGATCGGACCCCAACAAGCGTATCACCGAGATGGAAACCGACGGCGTGAGCGCGGAGGTCCTTTTCCCGACCTATCTGCTGCCGCACTTCGCCATGGACGACGCCAAGCTGCAGGAAGTGTCGTTCCGCGCCTACAACGACTGGGTCATGGATTACTGCTCGGTGGCGCCGAACCGGCTGGTGGGCGTGGCCGCCATCTCCATGTACGACATCGACCACGCGGTGGCGGAGCTCGAACGCGCCGCCAAGGCGGGGCTCAAGGGCTCGCTCATCTGGCAGGCGCCGCACGCGGACCTGCCGTTCCGCTCCGACCACTACGAGAAGTTCTGGGCGGCGTCCGCGGACCTCGAACTGCCGGTGCACCTGCACATCCTCACCGGCCACGGCTACCACAAGCAGACGGTGTTCGGGAACAAGCGCATCGGCGTCGAGCCCTACCGCGGCAGCGTCAACCTGAAGCTCCAGGAGATCATCAACGCGGTCTTCGACTTCATCTTCTACGGCATCATGGAGCGCCATCCCAAGCTCAAGTTCGTGTGCGTCGAGAACGAGATCGGCTGGATGCCGTTCATGCTGCAGCAATGGGACTACTACTGGAACCGCTTCAAGGGGGAGAACCCGATTTCCATCACCAAGAACCCGAGCGAGTATTTCGTCGACCAGTTCTACGGCACGTTCTTCCGCGACACGGTCGCCGGGCACAACTTCGAGTGGTGGGGCCAGGACAACTGCATGTGGTCCAACGACTACCCGCACGCCAACTCCACGTGGCCGGAGTCGAAGCGCTACATCGACCGCGACCTCGGCCACCTGCCGTCGGACATCCGGAAGAAGCTGGTCTACACCAACGTCAGGAACCTCTACCAGCTCGACATTCCTCATCCCGTACAGTAACGCGAAAGCCGCCCTCCGCGAGGGCGGCTTTTCTTTTCCATCGGGGACGAGCGCGGCGTGGCCGGCAGGCCGCGCGCGTGCGCTTCCCGCAAGCAAGGGGCAAGCTCATGGCAAGGAACGGCTTCAAGGTATTCGATAGCGACATGCACATCATGGAACCAACGGACCTGTGGTCTCGGTACATGCCGCCGGAGTTTCAGGCACAGGCTCCGCTGGGACGGACGTCCGAGAACGTTCGGGACTTGGGGCTAAGCTTCCCCGACAAGGCGGCTGAAGTGCGCCGCACCGGCACGGAGGAGCATCGCGGCCGCAACTACGAGAAGAACCAGAACACCTACCGCGACCACTCTGGGAGGGGCTGGACCGGTGAGGTGCAGCTCGAGGCCATGGACGTGGAGGGCATCGACGCCGCGGTGCTGTTTCCGACCAGGGGCCTCCATGTGCTCACCTTTCCGGGACACACGCCGCAATTCGCCGCGGCTCTTGCGCGGGCCTACAACGACTGGCTCCACGACTTTTGCCGCGCCGATCCGAACCGGCTGTTCGGCGCCGGCATGATCTCGGTCTACGACATCAACGACGCGGTGGAGGAGACCCGCCGGGTGGTGGGCGAGTACGGCTTCCGCACGGTCTTCCTGAGGTCCAACGTCGTCAACGGCAAACCCCTGCACGACCCGTACTACGAGCCCCTGTGGAATACCCTGGAGGAGTTGGCCCTCCCCATCGGGTTCCACGAAGCCACGACTTCCCGCGCGGCCCAGGCCGGCGAGCAGTTCGAGCCCAACTTCGGCCTGAGGCGCGTCTATTCCCAGCCCTTGGAGCAGATGATGGGGCTCGGGAGCTTTGTTGGCGGCGGCGTGCTCGCGCGTCATCCCAGGCTTCGGGTGGCATTCCTGGAAGCCAACTGTTCGTGGCTGCCGTGGCTTCTCTGGCGCTTCGACGAGGGTTTCGAGCGGGAGGGCGACGTTTACATGCCCGATCTGGACCGGAAACCCAGCGACTACTTCAAGGACCAATGCTGGATTTCCATCGAGCCGGACGAGACCCCGGCGCGGTTCACCATCGAGGAGTTCGGCTACGACCAACTCGTCTTCTCCACCGACTACCCTCATGGCGACTCCAAGTATCCTCACGCGGTGGAAGGGTTCCTGGAGCTCGACCTGTCCGACGAGGCGAAGCGCAAGATCCTGTGGGACAACTGTGCGCGGTTTTACGGTTTTGACTAATCAAGTCGAATAAACGGACTACCCGATCCGAAGGAGGGCGCGATGGCGAGACCCGAAGAGGCGGCACAGCCGGAATGCATCCAGGGCGTGGTCAACTACCTCAACAAGGATACCGAAGCCCCCGCGAGCTACGGCGGCATGAGCCAGAAGGAGGCGGACCGCAAGCGCAGGGGCAAATACGAGAGCCATACGGTCACGATCCACAATGCGCGGCTCCTGGCCGCCGAGCTTTCGCTGGAGCGCGAGGGCTTCGTGTTCGTGCGCCACGACACGCAAATGAAGGACTTCTATGACCAGGAGGAGCTGCGCTCGGTCTACTACAAGGAGACCGAGGATCTGGTGAAGAAGACCTCCGGGGCGAAGCGCGTGGTGGTGTTCGACCACACGCTGCGCTCGGGCGACGAGGCCACGCGGGAGGCGAAGCAGGTGGGCGGCCCGGTGCGCGGCGCCCACAACGACTACACGGACTGGTCGGGGCCGCAGCGGGTGCGCGACCTCCTGCCGGACGAGGCCGAGGAGTTGCTCAAGGGGCGGTTCGCCGTGGTGCAGACCTGGCGCCCCATCAACCGGCCGGTGATACGGGATCCGCTGGCCATCTGCGACGCACGCAGCACCGGCATGGAGGGGGCCATACCCACCGCGCGCATCTACCCGGACCGGCGCGGCGAGACGCTCCACTACACCTTCAATCCCGACCATTACTGGTACTACTTCCCGCACATGGAGCGGCACGAAGCGGTGGTGTTCAAGACCTTCGAGTCCGAGAAGGACGGGCGCGCGCGCTGGACCCTGCACTCGGCCTTCGACGACCCGGACACGCCGTCCGATGCCCCGCCCCGCGAGAGCATCGAGATGCGCACCCTGGCGTTCTTCTAGCGTAACCCCGAAACCGTCATTCCGGGCTTGACCCGGAATCCAGGGGAGGAGGCGGGGCATTCCCGCCCGATGGGCATGTTTAGCAGGAGATCCACATGAGCAACTTCGACGTCGTGGAAACCACCATCGAGGCCGTCCACAAGGCCTACGAGTCGGGGCAGTTGACCCCGCGCGAACTGGTGCAGGCGTACATCGACCGCATCGAAGCGTACGACAAGAACGGCCCGGCCCTGAACTGCGTCATCACGGTCAACCCCAACGCCCTGGAGGAGGCCGACCGGCTCGGCGCCGCGCCCCGCGGCGGCCCGCTGCACGGCATTCCCGTCATCTTCAAGGACCAGGGGGACGCCAAGGGCATGCCCACCACCCTGGGCAGCGTCCTGTTCAAGGACTACTACCCCGACCGCGACTGCTTCGTGGTGGAGCAGCTCAAGAAGGCCGGCGCCATCATCCTGGCCAAGGCCACCCTGGGCGAACTGGGGGGCGGGGACACCCACGGCTCGCTCTTCGGCTCCAGCCGCAATCCCTACGACATCGAGCGCACGGTGGGCGGCTCCTCCGGCGGCTCGGGCGGTGCCGTGGCCGCCAACTTCTCCACCGTGGCCGTGGGCCAGGAAGGCTACGCCTCCATCCGCCGGCCGTCCACCTGGAACTGCGTCGCGGGCATGCGCCCCACGCCCGGGCTGGTGAGCCGGGGCGGCGTCTACGACGGCTGGCCCGACATGACCGGTTCCCTGGGCCCCATGGCGCGCACGGTCACCGACATGGCCAAGCTGTTGGACGTGATGGTGGGCTACGACCCCGACGACCCGGTGACCGCTCGCGGCGTCGGCCACGTCCCTCCGAGCTACACCGATTTCCTCGACGCCAAGGGACTCGGCGGCGCCCGCCTGGGAATTCTCCGGGAGCCCATGGGATACACCTCGGAGCCCGACACCGACGATTTCCGCCAGATCACCGAGGTCTTCGACAAGGCGGTGGCGGACCTCAAGGCCGCCGGAGCCGAGGTGGTGGACCCGGTGGAGATACCGCAGCTCAACGAGCTCCTGGCACAGCGGTCGTGGAACCCCAACAACGCCGACGAGGCGTTCAGGCTGTACTACGGCAGAAGCGCGAAGCGGCCGTTCGAATCGCGCCAGGAGGCCATGGCGTCGCCGGAGTTCGCCAAGGTCCACTACAACGCCCAGAACCGCTGGAAGGCGCCCCTGGACGCCGACAAGCACTACCAGTACCTGCTGGCGCGCGAGAAGCTCATGGGCAACCTGTTGAAGGTCATGGCCGACCACCGGCTCGACGCCATCGTGCACAAGTCGGTGGAACACCAGCCCACGGTCATCCGCGACGGCATTCAGCCGCCCTGGGTCAACATGCGCGGGGTGCCCCACATCAACACGTTCCTGATTTTCGTTTCGTCGGTAGTGGCTCCCGGAGGGTTCACCCGGGACGGCCTGCCGGGAGGCATCACCTTCCTGGGAAGGCCCTACGACGACGCGCGCATGATCCAGTTCGCCTACGCCTACGAGCAGGCCACGCACCACCGCAAGCCCCCGGCCACCACGCCGGCGCTGTGAGTCGTGTCGGAGAGGATCGAGCATGCCCCGCATACCGGAGCTGACCGAACGGGAGGCCATACCCGAAGACCAGCGCCACCACTATGACTCCATCATGGCGAGCCGGAAGCGCATCGGAGCGCCCTATGCCAACCTGCTCCATTGCCCGGACCTGGCGGCACGCACCGCGCACTTGGTGGGGTACTCGCTCTTCACCTCGGACTTCCCCCGCAAGGAGAAGGAACTGGTCATCTGCACGGTGGCCCGGGAGATGGACTGCGTGTACGAATGGGCCGCCCACTCCGGCCACGCCCTGGACGCGGGTGTGCGCGAGGAGGCGGTGGCGGCCATCCGTGACCGCAAGGCGCCCGAAGGGCTGAACGAGGACGAGGCCCCGTTCGTCCGGTACGTGCAGGAGCTGTTGCGGCCGCCGCACCGTGTCACCGAAGCCACCTTCGCGGCCTTGCGGGAGCGCCTCGGGGACCAACGGCTGGCGGAACTGACCGGCATCGTCGGCGGCTACGTCGGCCTGGCGTGCTCGCTCAACGCGTTTCGGATCGGCGCGCCCGAGGGCATGCCGGTGCTGCCCACGGGGTGAACGGCATGGCCAAGGCTTTGCGCGAGTCCGCGCTCGACACCGCGGTGGCGAGCGGCATCCCGGTGCTGGACCTGGCCGATTACCTCGCCGGTGTTCCCGGCGCGTTGACGCCCTTGGCCGCCGAACTGCGCCACGCCCTGGAGCGCGTGGGCTTCTACTACATCCACGGACACGGGGTGCCGCGGCGGCTCATCGACTCCGTGTTCACCGAATGCGCGCGCTTCCACGCGCAACCGCCGGACCGGAAAATGGCCGTTCGCGGCAACGAGCACAACGTGGGTTACATGCCGCTCAACGGCTACGTGTCCCGCAGCTCGCGCGTGGAGACGGCCACGCGTCCCAATTTCGTCGAGGCGTTCTTCCTCAAGCGCGATCTGCCCCTGGATCATCCGGACGTGGTGGCGGGGGTGCGCTACCGTTGCGCCAACCCGTGGCCCGACGCGCGGGTCCTGCCCGGCTTCCGGGAAACGGTGGTGGCGTATCTCGACGCCATGGAGGCGCTGTGCAAGCGCATGCTGCCGGTCTACGCCACGGCGCTGGAGCTGCCGCCGGACTACTTCGACGCAGCCTTCCGCGAGCCCCAGTACACCCTGCGGCTGTCCCACTACCCGCCCGAGGAGCAGGGTGACACCGACCAGTACGGCCTCGCGCCCCACACCGATTCGAGCTTCCTCACCATGCTGCCGCAGTCGGAGCTCCCCGGTCTGGCCATCGGCATGCCCTCGGGCGAGTGGGTGGAGGCGCCCGTCGTGCCCGGCACCTTCCTGGTCAACTCCGGGGACATGCTGCGCCGCTGGACCAACCACCGGTTCCTGTCCACGCCGCACCGGGTCATGAACCGCAACGCCGGCCGTGACCGCTACGCCATCCCGTTCTTCTTCGACGCCACCCACGACTTTCCCATGGCGTGTCTGCCTTCGTGTCACGGGCCGGGCGATCCGCCCCGTTATGAACCCATCACCTACGGCGAGTACATGCGCTGGTTCGCGCGCCAGTACGACCACGTGCGCGCCCGTGACAGCCACGAGCCCGCCGACCCCGGCGTGCCCACGGTCAGGTGATCCGAGCGGGAACGTGTAGTGGCGTCAATGTCAAGATTACATGTCAATTTGACAACACCTTCTGTGGATAAGGCCTGTGAATAATGCCCGGACGAGCAGAAAACCGCCCTATCCATCCGCGACCCAGCGGATTGCCCAATATCCGGGCAGCGGTTTTTTCCGGAATTTCAAGGAGTTGCGGAGAAAGGGCATCTTGGGCTTCCAACACGCGGACTCAATCCACTGCGCGAAGCGCGAACGGGTCGCCGGTAAGTGACTGATTTTCAACGGACATGAGCGGAAACGACAACCTCAAGGCGCTGCTACGGCCGCGATCCGTGGCGGTCGTGGGCGCGTCTCCCAAGGGGAGCACCGGTGGACGGATCCTGGGGAACCTGCTCGCGTCGGGCTTCCAGGGAGCGGTCTATCCGGTGAATCCCAACTACGGCGAGATCCGCGGCAAGGCGTGCTACGCGTCGGTGGCCGCGTTGCCGGAGACGCCGGACTGCGTGGTGGTGGCGCTGCCGGTTACGCGGGTGCTCGAAGTCATCGAGGAAGCGGTGAACGCGGGCGTACCCTCGGGCGTGGTCGTGGCCGAGGGCTTCGCGGACGGCGACACGGCGGCCGGACGGCGGCGCCAGGAGGAGCTTCAGCGTCTGGCGGCCGTTGGCGGGATGGCCGTGACCGGCCCCTGCTGCATGGGGCTGGCGAGCCTCAAGTACGGCTTCGCCAACTCCTATTTCTCCATCCCCGAGGACGCCGTGCCCGGCGGTGTCTCGCTCATCTCCCAGAGCGGCGGGCTGACCAACGCCGTCACCGAGTTGGGAGCGAGCCGGAACATCGGCTTCAACTACATCATCTCCAGCGGCAACGAGGCCGTGGTGGAGATGGCCGACTACATCGAGTACCTCGCCGACGATCCGGAGACGCAGGTGATCGCCTGCCTCATGGAGGGGGCCAAGGACGGCGCCAAGCTGCGGCGGGTGCTGGCGGCCGCCACCCGGAAGAAGCCCGTGGTGGTGCTGAAGCTCGGGCGCACCGAGTCCGGCCGGCGCGCCACCGTCGCCCACACAGGCACCCTGGCCGGGCGCCAGGAGGCCTACGCGGCCCTGTTCCGCGAGACCGGGGTGGCCCCGGTGGAAACCATCGACGAGCTGGTGGAGACCGCCGGCCTGTTCCTCCACGCGCGGTTGCCGGCGGGCGGCAAGGTCGTGTTCCTCACCATCTCCGGCGGAGCCACGGCGCTCATCAGCGACGTGAACGCGGCCGCGGGACTCCAGGTCCCGCCCTTGTCGGCGGCCCTCAACGGAAGGCTCCAGGAGATCCTCGGGGTGGAGGACCGCCCCTTCAGCAACCCCATCGACACCGTCGGCATGCCGCGCATCGAGCGCGGAGACAATCTCACGACGGTCCTCGACACGCTCCTGAACGACGACGGCGTCGATCTGGTCGGCATGGCCCTGAGCGCCAAGCGCACCACCGGCGCGGGCCAGCAGAAGCTGCTCGACCAGGCGGTGGCGTGCGCGACGAAGGCGGCGAAGCCGCTGTTCGTCCTGTCCCTCGCCTCCAACAGCCTCACCGGCGACTACCGGACGTTTTCCGCCGACACCGGCGTGCCCATCCTGGAGGACGTGGCCGGCGGCATGAAGGCGGTGCGCCGGCTGGTGGACTATGCGGCCCACCGCCGCCGGGTGAAGGGTCCGCGGACGCCCGCGACGTCGGTGGATTTCGAGGCACCCGAGCGCGCCGGTGCGCTGACCGAATACGAAAGCAAGCGGATTCTGGCCGGTACCGGCATCGTCACGACGCGGGAAGAGCTCGCCGAGAACCCGGAGCAGGCGGTGGACATCGCCGCGCGCCTCGGCCTCCCGGTGGCGCTCAAGGTCCAGTCGCCGGACGTGCCCCACAAGTCGGATGCCGGCGGGGTCCATCTGGGAGCCGAGAGCGCGGAGGAGGTGGAGGCGGCCTATCTGCGCGTGATGCGGAACGTCAAGACGGCGCATCCGGAGTCGCGCGTTGACGGCGTGCTGGTGCAGGAAATGGTCACCGACGGCCTGGAGGTCATCGTCGGCATGGTGCATGACGTGCAGTTCGGTCCGTTGGTGCTGCTCGGTCTGGGCGGCGTCTACGTCGAGGTGTTCAAGGACGCCGCCTTCCGGCTCGCGCCCGTGGACGAGAACGACGTGCGCGAGATGATCACGGAGCTGCGCGGCGCCGCCCTGTTTCGCGGCATCCGCGGCGCCAAGCCGCGGGACGTGGACGCGCTGGTGCAGTGCGTGGTCCGTTTCGGTGACTTCGTCGCCCACAACGCCGGCCGCTTTACCGCCGTGGAGATGAACCCCGTGATGGTGCGCCCCGAGGGGAGCGGATTGGCGGTGGCGGACGCGCTCATCACGGTGTCTTCCGAACAGGTCGGCAACAAGGAGCTTCAATGACCTACGACAACATCCTCTATGACGTGACCGACCACGTGGCCACCATCACCATCAACCGCCCCGAGTCCATGAACGCCATCAGCTACAAGGCACGGGACGAGTTGCATGACGCGTGCGGCCGGGTGTCCGCGGACCCCGACGTGTGGGCGTGCATCATCACGGGAGCGGGGGAGCGCGCCTTCTCCACGGGGCTCGACTTGAAGGAACGGGCGCGGGAAGTGGACGACTCCACGTTCTTCGACAAGCGCCGGGCGCGCGGCCGGGCGGGCAATCAAGGCCAGAACATGGTGGTGGCCGCGATGGACAAGCCCACCATCGCCGCCATCCGCGGCTACGCCGTGGGCGGCGGCCTGGAGTTGGCGCTGGCCTGCGATATCCGCGTCGCCGCCGAGGACGCCAAGCTGGGCATGTTCGAGGTGCGCCGCGGCCGCCTCGGCGGCGGCGGCGGCACCCAGCGCCTGCCACGCCTCGTCGGCATGGCCAAGGCGTTGGAGCTGTCCCTCACCGGGGAGGCCGTGGACGCCCACGAGGCGTTCCGCATCGGGCTGGTGAACAAGGTGGCGCCGGTGGACGGCTACATGGACGTGGCGCGCGAGATCGCCCGCAAGATCTGCCTGGGCGCGCCGCTGTCGGTCATCGCCATCAAGGAGGCCATCACCAAGGGCATGCAGCTCTCGCTGGACCATGGCCTCAAGCTCGAGAGCGAGCTGGGTCTGGCGCTCTCCACCACCGACGACCAGAAGGAAGGCTCCCGCGCCTTCGCCGAGAAGCGCCCGGCGGTGTGGAAGGGCCGGTAGGCGGAAAACCGGGCGGGAAGGGCAGAGACAGAGGAGGAACCATGAGCACGAACCTGAGCGGCAAATACGCCATCGTCGGCGTCGGCCAGAGCCCCCTGGGCAAGGTGCCGGAGATGGGGCCCATCGGCCTCTTCGCGGTAGCGGCCAAGAACGCCATCGAGGACGCCGGCCTCAAGAAGGAGGACGTGGACGGCCTCATCACCCGTGGGCCGGACGACGTCTACTGCCACCACCAGAAGGTGGGCGAGGCGCTCGGCCTCAACGTCACCTACAGCACCTCCACCGCCAACGGCGGCGCGAGCCAGACCATGGCCGTGGCCATGGCGTGCATGGCCATCGAGGCGGGCGTCTGCAACACCGTGGTGGTGGGCTACGGCCGCGACACCTGGTCGCGCACGCACCGCACCGCCGAGGCCAAGCAGGCGGTGGCCTCCCGGCCCCGGACCTACTCGGAGTTCGGCTCGGAGTTCGGCCAGTTCGGCGCGCCCGTGAACTACGCCGTGGCGGCGCGGCGCCACATGGAGCGCTTCGGCACCACCAAGGCGCAGTTGGGCGCCATCGCGGTGGCGTTCCGGAACCATGCGCGCAAGAACCCGCACGCCTTCATGCAGAAGCCGCTGACGCTGGAGGAGTACCTGAGCGCCCGGCTCATCGTCGACCCGCTGTGCCTGTACGACTGCAGCGTGTTCATCGACGGCGCCGGCGCGGTGGTGGTGACCAGCGCGGAGCGCGCGCGGGACCTCAGGCAGCCGCCGGCGTATGTCCTGGGCTTCGGCTTCGGCAACCGCCTGAGCGGCTGGTACGCCGACGACAACATGATCACCACCGGCGCCAAGGAGGCCGGGGAGGCGGCCTATGGGATGGCGGGCATCGGCCCCAAGGACGTGGACACCGCCCAGATCTACGACTGCTTCACCCACATGGTGCTGCTGCAGCTCGAGGACTACGGCTTCTGCGCCAAGGGCGAGGGCGGGCCGTTCGTCGGCTCCGGGGCGCTGGAAGCCGACGGCGTGCTTCCCACCAACACCTCCGGGGGCCAGCTTTCCGAGGGACACATCGAGGGCATGCTCCAGGTGCTGGAGGGCGCGAGGCAGGTGCGCCGCGAACACACTCCCGAGCGGCAGGTCAAGGACTGCAACATCGCCCTGGTGAGCGGCCACGGCGGCAACACCGTGTGCCAGTCGGCGCTCATCCTGGGGAGGGAAGCGGGATGAGCGATTACAACAAGCCGCTGCCGCCGCCGTCGGTGGAATCCGAGCCCTTCTGGGAAGGCTGCAAGCGCCACGAGCTGCTGGTGCCGCGCTGTGACGCCTGCTCGCACCACTGGTTCCCGCCGGCCGCCACCTGCCCCCAGTGCTGGAGCACGGAGTGGACCTGGGCCCGGGTGAGCGGCAAGGGCAGGATCTACTCCTTCGGCGTCTACCACCGGGCCTACGACAAGGGCTTCGCCGAAGAGCTGCCCTACGCCCTGGTGATCGTGGAGCTGGACGAGGGGCCGCGGCTGACCACCAATGTCGTGGGGTGCAAGGCCGACGAGCTGAGCTGCGACATGCCCGTGGAGGTAGTCTTCGACGACGTCACCGAGGACCGTACACTGTACAAGTTCAAGCCGGTTGACAATGGCTAGAGGGGAACTCTGATCGAATTCCGCCGAGCCGGATGGCGTCCCGAGCGTAGCGGAGCGAAGTCGAGGGACGCCATGATGATTGCCAAGCGTTTGCTTGAACGGAGGTAACCATGCTGCACAGCACCGAACGCATTCTCGTCACCCACACCGGCAGCCTGCCGCGCCCGCGACAGCTCATCGATATGATACTCGCGGAGAACGAAGGCCGGCCCGTCGATCCGGCGGAGTACGAGGACAAGCTCCTGAGCGCGGTCCACGACATCGTGCGCCTGCAGATGGACCTCGGCGTCGACATCGTCGACGACGGCGAGCTCAGCAAGCGCGGATTCGCGGTCTACGCCCACCAGCGGCTCGACGGCCTCACCCCGACCGGCCGGGTGCGGGTGTCGCCTTGGGACAACTCCCGGGAATCGCAGGCGTTCCCGGAGCACTACGGGTACTACAGCCCGGTGCCGGGAGCCAAGCCCAACCCCAGCAACATGCAGATGGTCTGCACCGGCCCCATCGCCTACAAGGCCCAGGAGCGGGTGGTGCAGGACCTGGCGAACCTGAAGGCGGCGGTGCAGGAAGCCGGTGCCGCGGAGGCCTTCGTGCCGGCCATCTCCCCCTGCGACGTGGCCGGCAACCAGGAGAACGAGTACTACAAGAGCGACGAGGAGCTCCTGTTCGCCATCGCCGAAGCCCTCAGCGTGGAATACCAAGCCATCGTCGACGCCGGCTTCCTGCTCCAGATCGACGACCCGCTGCTCATCAACTACTACGTCAAGAACCCGGACCTGAGCGTGGCGCAGTGCCGCGCCTGGGCCGAAGGGCAGATCGAGGCCATCAACCACGCCTTGCGGAACATCCCCGAGGACCGGGTGCGCTACCACACCTGCTACGGCATCAACATGGGCCCCCGAGTCCACGACATGG
Coding sequences:
- a CDS encoding Zn-ribbon domain-containing OB-fold protein — its product is MSDYNKPLPPPSVESEPFWEGCKRHELLVPRCDACSHHWFPPAATCPQCWSTEWTWARVSGKGRIYSFGVYHRAYDKGFAEELPYALVIVELDEGPRLTTNVVGCKADELSCDMPVEVVFDDVTEDRTLYKFKPVDNG
- a CDS encoding cobalamin-independent methionine synthase II family protein; the protein is MLHSTERILVTHTGSLPRPRQLIDMILAENEGRPVDPAEYEDKLLSAVHDIVRLQMDLGVDIVDDGELSKRGFAVYAHQRLDGLTPTGRVRVSPWDNSRESQAFPEHYGYYSPVPGAKPNPSNMQMVCTGPIAYKAQERVVQDLANLKAAVQEAGAAEAFVPAISPCDVAGNQENEYYKSDEELLFAIAEALSVEYQAIVDAGFLLQIDDPLLINYYVKNPDLSVAQCRAWAEGQIEAINHALRNIPEDRVRYHTCYGINMGPRVHDMEMKDYIDIVLKIRAGAFSFEASNPRHEHEWTIWKDIKLPDGKLIIPGVITQSSVVVEHPELIAQRLERFAGVVGRENVIAGSDCGFGTQALEVPEIHPAIVWAKFQAMSEGARLASERLWG